One window of the Aptenodytes patagonicus chromosome 5, bAptPat1.pri.cur, whole genome shotgun sequence genome contains the following:
- the LOC143160243 gene encoding pancreatic alpha-amylase-like isoform X2, translating into MISPPNENVIITDPWQPWWERYQPVSYKLCTRSGNETEFRDMVTRCNNVGVHIYVDAVINHMCGANAGAGNHATCGSYFNAKTEDFPAVPYSGWDFNDGKCKSRSGDIENYHDIAQVRDCRLVSLLDLALEKDYVRSKVAEYMNYLIDIGVAGFRIDAAKHMWPGDLKAILGKLKDLSTRWFSAGAKPFIYQEVIDLGGEPIKGSDYFGNGRVTEFKYGAKLGTVIRKWNGEKMAYLKNWGEGWGFVPSDRALVFVDNHDNQRGHGAGGASILTFWDPRLYKMAVGFMLAHPYGFTRVMSSFRWPRSFVNGRDVNDWIGPPSNSDGSTKPVTINADSTCGNGWVCEHRWHQIKNMVIFRNVVDGQPFSSWWDNGSNQVAFGRGNKGFIVFNNDDWSLNVTLQTGLPAGTYCDVISGQKKGDYCTAVEVHVAADGVANFLISNEDEDPFIAIHVDAKL; encoded by the exons ATG ATTTCACctccaaatgaaaatgttatCATTACTGACCCCTGGCAACCGTGGTGGGAGAGATACCAGCCCGTCAGCTACAAGCTGTGCACACGATCCGGGAATGAAACTGAATTTAGAGATATGGTGACCAGGTGCAACAATGTTGGA GTACATATTTATGTGGATGCAGTAATCAACCATATGTGCGGAGCTAATGCTGGTGCTGGCAACCATGCTACTTGTGGAAGCTATTTCAATGCAAAGACTGAAGATTTTCCTGCTGTGCCATATTCTGGCTGGGACTTTAATGATGGTAAATGTAAATCTAGAAGTGGAGACATTGAGAATTATCATGATATAGCTCAG GTGCGAGACTGCCGCTTGGTTAGCCTTCTTGATCTGGCCCTGGAGAAGGACTACGTACGCTCAAAAGTTGCTGAGTACATGAACTACCTCATTGATATTGGCGTAGCAGGCTTCCGGATTGATGCTGCCAAGCATATGTGGCCTGGGGATCTGAAGGCGATTTTAGGCAAGCTGAAAGATCTAAGTACTAGATGGTTTTCTGCAGGAGCTAAACCTTTCATTTACCAGGAg GTAATTGACTTGGGCGGCGAGCCGATCAAAGGCAGTGACTACTTTGGAAATGGCCGAGTGACGGAATTCAAATACGGTGCAAAACTGGGGACAGTGATCCGCAAGTGGAACGGAGAAAAGATGGCCTACTTAAA GAACTGGGGAGAAGGCTGGGGCTTTGTGCCTTCCGACAGAGCCCTGGTCTTTGTGGATAATCACGACAACCAGCGGGGTCACGGGGCCGGCGGAGCTTCCATTCTAACCTTCTGGGACCCCAG GCTTTATAAAATGGCAGTTGGTTTCATGCTTGCTCATCCGTATGGGTTCACGCGTGTGATGTCAAGTTTTCGCTGGCCAAGGTCTTTTGTAAATGGACGG GACGTCAACGACTGGATCGGACCACCGAGTAACTCGGATGGGTCAACAAAGCCTGTTACAATCAATGCAGACTCTACCTGTGGCAACGGCTGGGTTTGTGAACATCGCTGGCATCAAATAAA GAACATGGTTATCTTCCGTAATGTGGTGGACGGTCAGCCTTTCTCCAGCTGGTGGGACAACGGCAGCAATCAAGTAGCTTTTGGCCGTGGTAATAAAGGCTTCATCGTTTTTAATAATGATGACTG GTCTTTGAATGTAACTCTGCAGACTGGTCTGCCTGCTGGCACTTACTGCGATGTCATTTCTGGGCAAAAGAAAGGTGACTACTGTACCGCAGTTGAAGTTCATGTTGCTGCTGATGGCGTGGCTAATTTCCTGATTAGTAACGAAGATGAAGACCCATTCATTGCAATTCATGTTGACGCCAAATTGTAA
- the LOC143160243 gene encoding pancreatic alpha-amylase-like isoform X3, producing MQGYRHLVHIYVDAVINHMCGANAGAGNHATCGSYFNAKTEDFPAVPYSGWDFNDGKCKSRSGDIENYHDIAQVRDCRLVSLLDLALEKDYVRSKVAEYMNYLIDIGVAGFRIDAAKHMWPGDLKAILGKLKDLSTRWFSAGAKPFIYQEVIDLGGEPIKGSDYFGNGRVTEFKYGAKLGTVIRKWNGEKMAYLKNWGEGWGFVPSDRALVFVDNHDNQRGHGAGGASILTFWDPRLYKMAVGFMLAHPYGFTRVMSSFRWPRSFVNGRDVNDWIGPPSNSDGSTKPVTINADSTCGNGWVCEHRWHQIKNMVIFRNVVDGQPFSSWWDNGSNQVAFGRGNKGFIVFNNDDWSLNVTLQTGLPAGTYCDVISGQKKGDYCTAVEVHVAADGVANFLISNEDEDPFIAIHVDAKL from the exons ATGCAAGGATATAGACACCTG GTACATATTTATGTGGATGCAGTAATCAACCATATGTGCGGAGCTAATGCTGGTGCTGGCAACCATGCTACTTGTGGAAGCTATTTCAATGCAAAGACTGAAGATTTTCCTGCTGTGCCATATTCTGGCTGGGACTTTAATGATGGTAAATGTAAATCTAGAAGTGGAGACATTGAGAATTATCATGATATAGCTCAG GTGCGAGACTGCCGCTTGGTTAGCCTTCTTGATCTGGCCCTGGAGAAGGACTACGTACGCTCAAAAGTTGCTGAGTACATGAACTACCTCATTGATATTGGCGTAGCAGGCTTCCGGATTGATGCTGCCAAGCATATGTGGCCTGGGGATCTGAAGGCGATTTTAGGCAAGCTGAAAGATCTAAGTACTAGATGGTTTTCTGCAGGAGCTAAACCTTTCATTTACCAGGAg GTAATTGACTTGGGCGGCGAGCCGATCAAAGGCAGTGACTACTTTGGAAATGGCCGAGTGACGGAATTCAAATACGGTGCAAAACTGGGGACAGTGATCCGCAAGTGGAACGGAGAAAAGATGGCCTACTTAAA GAACTGGGGAGAAGGCTGGGGCTTTGTGCCTTCCGACAGAGCCCTGGTCTTTGTGGATAATCACGACAACCAGCGGGGTCACGGGGCCGGCGGAGCTTCCATTCTAACCTTCTGGGACCCCAG GCTTTATAAAATGGCAGTTGGTTTCATGCTTGCTCATCCGTATGGGTTCACGCGTGTGATGTCAAGTTTTCGCTGGCCAAGGTCTTTTGTAAATGGACGG GACGTCAACGACTGGATCGGACCACCGAGTAACTCGGATGGGTCAACAAAGCCTGTTACAATCAATGCAGACTCTACCTGTGGCAACGGCTGGGTTTGTGAACATCGCTGGCATCAAATAAA GAACATGGTTATCTTCCGTAATGTGGTGGACGGTCAGCCTTTCTCCAGCTGGTGGGACAACGGCAGCAATCAAGTAGCTTTTGGCCGTGGTAATAAAGGCTTCATCGTTTTTAATAATGATGACTG GTCTTTGAATGTAACTCTGCAGACTGGTCTGCCTGCTGGCACTTACTGCGATGTCATTTCTGGGCAAAAGAAAGGTGACTACTGTACCGCAGTTGAAGTTCATGTTGCTGCTGATGGCGTGGCTAATTTCCTGATTAGTAACGAAGATGAAGACCCATTCATTGCAATTCATGTTGACGCCAAATTGTAA
- the LOC143160244 gene encoding pancreatic alpha-amylase, protein MQVLLLLAAAGFCWAQYNPHTLSGRTSIVHLFEWRWADIALECERYLAPNGFGGVQVSPPNENIVITNPSRPWWERYQPVSYKLCTRSGNENEFRDMVTRCNNVGAHIYVDAVVNHMCGAAGGSGTHSTCGSYFNAGDRDFPAVPYSGWDFNDGKCRTGSGEIENYGDITLVRDCRLVSLLDLALEKDYVRSKVAEYMNYLIDIGVAGFRIDAAKHMWPGDIRAFLDKLKNLNTKWFSAGTKPFIYQEVIDLGGEPIKGSDYFGNGRVTEFKYGAKLGTVIRKWNGEKMAYLKNWGEGWGFVPSDRALVFVDNHDNQRGHGAGGASILTFWDPRLYKMAVGFMLAHPYGFTRVMSSFRWPRSFVNGRDVNDWIGPPSNSDGSTKPVTINADSTCGDGWVCEHRWRQIKNMVIFRNVVDGQPFSSWWDNGSNQVAFGRGNKGFIVFNNDDWNMNIHLQTGLPAGTYCDVISGQKEGNKCTGKQVYVSGDGMANFQISTNAEDPFVAIHINAKL, encoded by the exons ATGCAAGTCCTCCTCCTACTCGCAGCAGCAGGGTTTTGCTGGGCGCAGTACAACCCTCATACTCTCTCTGGGAGGACGTCTATTGTGCATCTCTTTGAATGGCGCTGGGCCGATATTGCTCTGGAGTGTGAACGCTATTTAGCTCCTAACGGATTTGGAGGAGTTCAG GTTTCACctccaaatgaaaatattgtcATTACTAACCCGAGCAGACCCTGGTGGGAAAGATACCAGCCCGTCAGCTACAAGCTCTGCACTCGGTCAGGAAACGAAAATGAATTCAGAGACATGGTGACCAGATGCAACAACGTTGGA GCTCATATTTATGTGGATGCTGTTGTCAACCACATGTGTGGGGCTGCGGGTGGCTCAGGCACCCATTCTACCTGTGGAAGCTATTTTAATGCTGGGGACAGAGATTTTCCAGCTGTGCCGTACTCTGGCTGGGATTTCAATGATGGCAAATGTCGAACTGGCAGTGGAGAAATTGAAAATTATGGTGA cattacacTGGTCCGGGACTGCCGCTTGGTTAGCCTTCTTGATCTGGCCCTGGAGAAGGACTACGTACGCTCAAAAGTTGCTGAGTACATGAACTATCTCATTGATATTGGCGTAGCAGGCTTCCGGATTGATGCTGCCAAGCATATGTGGCCTGGGGACATAAGAGCATTTCTGGACAAGCTGAAAAATCTAAATACTAAATGGTTTTCTGCAGGAACAAAACCTTTCATTTACCAGGAG GTAATTGACTTGGGCGGCGAGCCGATCAAAGGCAGTGACTACTTTGGAAATGGCCGAGTGACGGAATTCAAATACGGTGCAAAACTGGGGACAGTGATCCGCAAGTGGAACGGAGAAAAGATGGCCTACTTAAA GAACTGGGGAGAAGGCTGGGGCTTTGTGCCTTCCGACAGAGCCCTGGTCTTTGTGGATAATCACGACAACCAGCGGGGTCACGGGGCCGGCGGAGCTTCCATTCTAACCTTCTGGGACCCCAG GCTTTATAAAATGGCAGTTGGTTTCATGCTTGCTCATCCGTATGGGTTCACGCGTGTGATGTCAAGTTTTCGCTGGCCAAGGTCTTTTGTAAATGGACGG GACGTCAACGACTGGATCGGACCACCGAGTAACTCGGATGGGTCAACAAAGCCTGTTACAATCAATGCAGACTCTACCTGTGGCGACGGCTGGGTTTGTGAACATCGCTGGCGTCAGATAAA GAACATGGTTATCTTCCGTAATGTGGTGGACGGTCAGCCTTTCTCCAGCTGGTGGGACAACGGCAGCAATCAAGTAGCTTTTGGCCGTGGTAATAAAGGCTTCATCGTTTTTAATAATGATGACTG GAATATGAACATCCATTTGCAAACTGGTCTGCCTGCTGGTACCTACTGCGATGTTATTTCTGGACAAAAGGAGGGCAACAAATGTACTGGAAAACAGGTGTATGTTTCTGGTGATGGAATGGCTAATTTCCAGATTAGTACCAATGCTGAAGATCCCTTCGTTGCAATTCACATTAATGCCAAGTTATAA